The sequence ATGGGTGCTGGAATAGTGTACATTGTAAAAGTTAAACAGGGCACTGAATCCAGGATCAGTCGGCCCTGCAAAAAAATTAAGGCAACCATCATGCCCGAGGATATGATCGGCCTGCTCAACTACCTGCTTTACGGGAGCCATAACAAATACATCATCAAAGCCTTTTCCTTCCGTGATTGAAAGAAGCTCTTTCTCAGGATCTTCCAGATTACGGGTGTTCAGATACACCAATCGTACTCCGTTTCGTTCAGCTTCTTCCGGGGGCAGAAGCTTTATGGCCCTCGAAATACGGGCTTCGTCTATATCGGTAACTACCAGCAGGGAGGGTTTTATGCTGCGGTGAATGGCATAATCAATCATTCCCAGTCCCATAGGCCCTGCCCCGGCAAGTATGGCCATACGGCCCCCCTGCATAATATCCATTTGATGTACATAACTTCCATAGCGGGTGTGGTAATTCGCATGAAAGGCGCCGGTAATACACGACATGGGTTCTGCCAGACTGCCATAAAAATAAGCTTCTCCGTTATATTCCAGCAAACAGTCAGTCTCCATTACCTCGGGAGGAATGATTACATAGGTTGCATCTCCTCCGCAATAGGAATAGGAATAACCGGGTGCATCGAATTTACCGTGAATCGGCATGGCCGGTTGGATGGCAAATTTCCGGCCGGGCGTGAACTTGTCCTTCCACTTTGATCCCACCTGCACAATTTCTCCGCAAAACTCATGGCCTATAATCACCGGGTGCTCATGTACATTATTGGGTACCCGCTTGTGCTCGGCACCCTGTTTGGTGGCTTTGTAAGATGACATGCAAATGCTGTCAGATATTACGTGCGCCAGGATCTCGTCGTCCTTTATAGGAGGCAAATCAAACTCCTCCAGCCGGAGATCATCTTTTCCGTACAACCTTACTGCTTTGGTCTTCATTCTTTTCTTTTATTGATGAACTTCAATCTCTACTATCTGATAGCCCTTTCTTGTTTCTAAAGCCGCATAGATTACTCCGGCAAATACGGAAACCATGCCCGTTAAAAACAAAAGGAGGGCAAGTACCGAAAAAATCGTGCCGGAGAAAAACAACAGAAATCCTATCATAAGGCATGACAATATGAACAACCCCACTGCAATCGAATAGGCAATAACCGCATTCCGCACCAGCTTTATTCTGTACGCCAGCTTTCCTATCTGGGCACTGATGTTTGCCAGCCGTCTGGACTCATGTTCCTTCAGGCCTTCTTCCTCCCTGCGAACAGTTAGCTTTCGCTTTTCGTCATCAAGTAAACGTATTCTGTTAACAACCAGGGAATATTTGTTGTTCATTCCCAGCAACAATAGACCACATGCCGAAATCATAATTCCGGGAGCCAGCACCGCCTGAATAATTTCCACTACCGGTGCATCGGTGAAAGGTGTTGCCATATGGGTTTAAGTTTATAAATTAATCTGAATTGTTGGCTTTTATAAATTGCAGTAGTTGATAATCTCTAATGGATTCGAAGCTATAATGATCAGAAAATGAGCACGCAACGGCATTCTATTTCAGCATCACCTGTCCTCCCGTTACCGGTATAGCCTGCCCTGTTTCATATTCCTGTTCGATGGCATAAAGAATGGCCTTCATGACATCTTCAACTCTGCATCCCCTGCCGGCAGGAACCTGCTGCTCATAAAATGCCTTGACATCCTCAATCGTTTTTGCCCCGGGAACTTTCCCTGCCTGCAGATACTGAACAAACAACCCTTTCCGGGGATCACTCCAAAGAGGCCCTTCAAAAAAGTTGCCCGGACAGATGGAGTTTACCTTGATGCGATAGGGGATCAGTTCGAGTGCAAACGATTCGGTAAGACCTATTCCACCGAACTTTCCTCCGGCATAGGCGAAGTTTTTGTTGCTTCCGCGAAGCCCGGATTTGCTGTTGATCTGAATAATATCCATAAAGTGCCCGGGGTTCTGCTCGTGCTGTATTTTCATAATGCGGGATGCATATTTTGCACACAGGTAATACCCCATATAATTGATGCGGGTAATGCGTTCAAATACATCCGGTTCCATTTCATCAAGACTCCCTGCCTGCAGAATACCGGCATTGCTGATGAGAATATCAATACCGCCGAATGCAAGAACGGTACTTTTTATCATTTTCTTAACCGACTCCGGATCCGATACATCGGCATGAACAAAAAGGGATTTGTTTTTGCCCGACTTGCTGTTCAGTTCGTCAGCCAGCTGTTGTCCTGCTTCATCATTTATATCGGCTATTACAACATGGGCATTTTCATGGAATAAACCACGTGCAATTCCGTTCCCGAAACCCTGTGCTGCCCCGGTAACCAATGCTATTTTCCCGTTCAGGCGTCCCTGCCTGTCCGAAATACTCACCTTGCGCCGGTAATTTTCCACTTCCCAATGGTCAATGAAAGATATCTGGTCCATGGTCATAAACCGGGGCCCACCAAAAAATTCCGAGAAATAACTAATCTTCATCAGATCTTCATATACATCGAGGGCTGTCTGAACAGCATTGTAATGGGCGTCAACGGCTGCAAGCCCCATTCCTTTGATAAGGATGATTTTCGGATCATACCCGAATTCCTGCCGGAACCTCTCCAACTGGTGCAGGAAGGAGGAAACAACTTCTCCGGCAGTATGGGCATTGGGTATGTAGATGTATTTTGCCTTGCAGTAAACAATCTGATCGGGTGTAAACGGAAGGGAAACCTTCTGAAAACGGGTCTGATCTTCTGCAAA is a genomic window of Bacteroidales bacterium containing:
- a CDS encoding DUF2721 domain-containing protein gives rise to the protein MLAPGIMISACGLLLLGMNNKYSLVVNRIRLLDDEKRKLTVRREEEGLKEHESRRLANISAQIGKLAYRIKLVRNAVIAYSIAVGLFILSCLMIGFLLFFSGTIFSVLALLLFLTGMVSVFAGVIYAALETRKGYQIVEIEVHQ
- a CDS encoding SDR family NAD(P)-dependent oxidoreductase; amino-acid sequence: MNASLEKLIEISREYGKNKDFVLGGGGNTSFKDDRYLWIKASGVSLADITEEGFVQLDRGKLAVIAEASYSEDSDERERQVMAHLHQAIVDPEKGKRPSVETSLHNLIAYTYVVHMHPWLVNALLCARNSARISHEIFGDEALYIGYTDPGYVLFKKLSAEIEKYRQVHGKDPQIILLENHGIFISADTTEEIRKLYQDVFERISSKIPRKFSFETREVPDHAADVLPAIRMALSEQGLKIVSIRNNTLIEHFAEDQTRFQKVSLPFTPDQIVYCKAKYIYIPNAHTAGEVVSSFLHQLERFRQEFGYDPKIILIKGMGLAAVDAHYNAVQTALDVYEDLMKISYFSEFFGGPRFMTMDQISFIDHWEVENYRRKVSISDRQGRLNGKIALVTGAAQGFGNGIARGLFHENAHVVIADINDEAGQQLADELNSKSGKNKSLFVHADVSDPESVKKMIKSTVLAFGGIDILISNAGILQAGSLDEMEPDVFERITRINYMGYYLCAKYASRIMKIQHEQNPGHFMDIIQINSKSGLRGSNKNFAYAGGKFGGIGLTESFALELIPYRIKVNSICPGNFFEGPLWSDPRKGLFVQYLQAGKVPGAKTIEDVKAFYEQQVPAGRGCRVEDVMKAILYAIEQEYETGQAIPVTGGQVMLK
- a CDS encoding zinc-binding dehydrogenase, whose product is MKTKAVRLYGKDDLRLEEFDLPPIKDDEILAHVISDSICMSSYKATKQGAEHKRVPNNVHEHPVIIGHEFCGEIVQVGSKWKDKFTPGRKFAIQPAMPIHGKFDAPGYSYSYCGGDATYVIIPPEVMETDCLLEYNGEAYFYGSLAEPMSCITGAFHANYHTRYGSYVHQMDIMQGGRMAILAGAGPMGLGMIDYAIHRSIKPSLLVVTDIDEARISRAIKLLPPEEAERNGVRLVYLNTRNLEDPEKELLSITEGKGFDDVFVMAPVKQVVEQADHILGHDGCLNFFAGPTDPGFSALFNFYNVHYSSTHVVGTSGGNTDDMRESLDLMARGIINPATMITHVGGLDAVAETTRHLPEIPGGKKLMYTNISMPLIAIADLAEYGKNDPVMAQLAEIVSRHNGLWNAEAEKYLLAHAKPI